In Geminocystis sp. M7585_C2015_104, the following proteins share a genomic window:
- a CDS encoding ABC transporter ATP-binding protein — protein sequence MLSQSSYRLLIPHILKEAKTIAIAFACTIGFTTFWPIMAWLAGRMAEYVGKGDLDSIISLAGLSAVVFLVRGFTQYGQDTFMAKAALQIAFDLRKLVYAHLQTLSLSYFQVAKTGDLAYRLTEDVDRIGEVINKIFHQFIPSILQLIVVIAYMFFVNWQLTIATLTIAPLMALLITWFGNKLLELTRKSQNRVSNLSSLLTEVISGIRLVQAFAAEEYEIQRFSLEAENTRKAKLAAEKNRALQYVVVGFLEAMSIIFLFFLGGWQISLNNMTGADFISYLTAVALLIDPIAITTSNYNEFKQGEASVERVFELLQVKPLIVEKPGAIKLENIEGNVEYRNVSFSYSPGKKVLENINITAKKGEIIALVGASGAGKSTLVNLLPRFYDVDEGEILIDGINIKDITIKSLRKQIGIVPQETNLFSGTIAENIAFGATNFDMEEVEKAAIIANAHEFICHLPQGYYTYVGERGVSLSGGQRQRIAIARAIFWKPKILILDEATSALDSESEVLVQEALERIMKDRTVFVIAHRLATVRKATRILVLEKGRIIESGTHEELLKLNGRYAAFHARQFYHQPQ from the coding sequence TTGTTATCCCAATCCAGCTATCGGTTACTCATCCCCCATATCCTCAAAGAAGCAAAAACTATTGCCATTGCCTTTGCCTGCACTATTGGTTTTACCACCTTCTGGCCCATTATGGCCTGGTTGGCAGGTAGAATGGCTGAGTATGTGGGTAAGGGGGATTTGGACTCTATTATCTCCCTGGCGGGATTGTCTGCTGTAGTCTTCCTTGTCAGGGGATTTACTCAATATGGGCAAGATACTTTCATGGCAAAAGCCGCCCTCCAAATTGCCTTCGATTTGCGGAAACTAGTCTATGCCCATTTACAAACCCTTAGTTTAAGCTATTTCCAAGTAGCTAAAACCGGCGACTTAGCCTACCGTTTGACTGAAGATGTGGACAGAATTGGCGAGGTAATCAACAAAATTTTCCACCAATTTATCCCTAGTATTCTACAGCTAATTGTCGTAATTGCCTACATGTTTTTTGTCAATTGGCAACTGACTATAGCTACTTTAACCATAGCCCCCCTGATGGCACTTTTAATCACCTGGTTTGGCAATAAACTGCTAGAATTGACCAGAAAAAGTCAAAATAGGGTTTCTAATCTATCATCCCTGCTTACCGAGGTTATTTCTGGTATCAGACTAGTACAAGCTTTTGCTGCAGAAGAATATGAAATACAACGCTTTTCCCTCGAGGCAGAAAATACTAGAAAAGCCAAACTGGCTGCAGAAAAAAATAGGGCCCTTCAGTACGTGGTGGTGGGCTTTCTAGAGGCAATGAGTATAATTTTCCTGTTTTTTTTGGGCGGCTGGCAAATCTCTCTAAACAACATGACTGGTGCCGATTTTATCAGTTATCTTACTGCAGTGGCTTTACTAATAGATCCCATCGCCATAACTACCAGCAATTATAATGAATTTAAACAGGGAGAGGCCTCAGTAGAAAGAGTATTTGAATTGCTGCAAGTAAAGCCGTTGATTGTGGAAAAACCGGGGGCAATTAAACTGGAGAATATAGAAGGCAACGTGGAATATCGCAACGTCTCTTTCAGCTACTCGCCGGGAAAAAAAGTATTAGAAAATATTAACATTACCGCAAAAAAAGGAGAGATAATTGCCTTAGTGGGGGCATCGGGGGCGGGGAAAAGCACATTGGTAAACCTTTTGCCTCGCTTTTATGACGTGGATGAAGGAGAAATATTAATTGATGGGATAAACATAAAAGATATCACAATAAAAAGTCTAAGGAAACAAATAGGAATAGTCCCCCAGGAAACTAATTTATTCTCCGGGACGATAGCAGAAAATATAGCTTTTGGGGCAACAAATTTTGACATGGAGGAGGTAGAAAAAGCAGCAATAATTGCCAACGCCCATGAATTCATTTGCCATCTACCCCAGGGCTATTATACATACGTGGGAGAAAGAGGTGTGAGTCTTTCAGGAGGACAAAGACAACGGATTGCCATTGCGCGCGCCATATTCTGGAAACCGAAAATCCTCATCCTAGATGAGGCTACCTCCGCCTTAGACTCAGAATCGGAGGTGTTGGTACAAGAAGCATTAGAAAGGATAATGAAAGACCGTACGGTATTTGTAATTGCCCATCGTCTGGCTACGGTGAGAAAAGCAACCCGGATTTTAGTGTTGGAAAAGGGTAGAATCATAGAATCGGGAACCCATGAAGAGTTACTAAAGCTAAATGGAAGATATGCAGCCTTCCACGCCCGACAATTCTACCACCAACCCCAGTAA